One Micavibrio aeruginosavorus ARL-13 genomic window carries:
- a CDS encoding RusA family crossover junction endodeoxyribonuclease encodes MFEALLPIPPSVNAAYRAVNGRVIKSARYRAWSAEAEQALKSQIETIAPMTGRLIVHYGFGFPDKRRRDIANFEKALSDFLEESGVYLNDCQIDDMRMTRLNTGNGVYVTIKEIQP; translated from the coding sequence ATGTTCGAGGCCCTGCTCCCTATCCCCCCATCCGTGAATGCCGCATACCGCGCCGTAAATGGCCGGGTGATCAAATCGGCACGCTATCGCGCATGGTCGGCGGAAGCGGAGCAGGCCCTCAAATCACAGATCGAAACCATCGCCCCAATGACCGGTCGTCTGATTGTGCATTACGGGTTCGGTTTTCCGGACAAGCGCCGCCGGGACATCGCAAACTTCGAAAAAGCCCTGTCCGATTTTTTGGAAGAATCCGGTGTCTACCTGAACGATTGCCAGATTGATGACATGCGAATGACGCGCCTAAACACCGGCAACGGCGTTTATGTGACGATCAAGGAGATACAGCCATGA
- a CDS encoding helix-turn-helix transcriptional regulator, translating to MDFQGLIPAARALVGWSQADLASRVGMTQASIAGIEKGRGDPHKSSLEKIRAAFDRVGVEFLPSGVQLRRTPVFFIEGDTWYTSLLDDVSATLPDGGEVLIENVDDRKSSPRVIDHLRQMRRAGITFRMTAMEGNTYLSAPVSWYRFIPAQYFKNWIVMVYGDKVAYSVADETGCMVITDANLADAMRNRFDMLWNMFPELKIESTAAERI from the coding sequence ATGGATTTTCAGGGTCTTATACCCGCAGCGCGCGCCCTTGTCGGATGGTCCCAAGCGGATCTGGCCAGTCGTGTTGGCATGACGCAGGCATCGATCGCCGGCATCGAAAAGGGGCGGGGCGATCCGCACAAATCATCGCTGGAAAAAATACGCGCGGCCTTTGATCGGGTTGGTGTCGAGTTCCTGCCCAGTGGCGTTCAACTGCGCAGAACCCCGGTGTTTTTTATCGAGGGGGATACCTGGTACACCAGCCTTCTTGACGATGTTTCCGCCACCCTGCCAGATGGGGGCGAGGTGCTTATTGAGAATGTGGATGACCGCAAATCATCCCCACGGGTTATTGATCATCTGCGCCAGATGCGCCGCGCTGGTATTACATTCCGGATGACCGCAATGGAGGGCAATACGTACCTTTCCGCACCCGTGAGCTGGTACCGCTTTATTCCGGCCCAATACTTCAAAAACTGGATTGTAATGGTGTACGGCGACAAGGTTGCATATTCCGTTGCCGATGAAACCGGGTGCATGGTTATTACCGATGCGAACCTGGCTGACGCCATGCGCAACCGCTTTGACATGCTGTGGAACATGTTCCCGGAGCTGAAGATCGAAAGCACCGCGGCGGAGCGTATTTGA
- a CDS encoding helix-hairpin-helix domain-containing protein, whose protein sequence is MLPNKNTPHKWSHYTVFLLLFCIGIAFFSAAPVSSFIIWGCSLCFLPVWGAGKGARSLLGVRPPHSEINANTIRNRDFYNHHSDIIKGYKLLVTLNFWTPLEYLKMHGVLFKTPEETFEINPRFGAWIPYLGETSTPSPHASVFGLVIPDEVLPILMHYREIVEADFPPDEKFRRLQKMTADDTNPNWLRHIQYALHGKYSDMAEYWAINDLTSLQGVGPAKARKLIGRGIYTADQILQ, encoded by the coding sequence ATGTTGCCAAATAAAAACACTCCCCATAAATGGTCGCATTATACCGTTTTTTTACTCCTGTTTTGTATTGGGATTGCGTTTTTTTCTGCCGCCCCAGTTTCGTCCTTTATCATTTGGGGATGTTCGCTGTGCTTTCTCCCAGTATGGGGAGCAGGAAAGGGGGCGCGCTCTCTCTTGGGGGTAAGGCCGCCTCATTCAGAAATTAATGCGAATACAATTAGAAACCGAGATTTTTATAATCATCATAGCGATATTATTAAGGGCTATAAACTGTTAGTGACGCTGAATTTTTGGACGCCCTTAGAATACTTAAAAATGCACGGTGTTTTGTTCAAAACCCCAGAAGAAACATTTGAAATTAACCCTCGCTTTGGGGCGTGGATTCCATATTTAGGCGAAACCTCCACACCATCACCGCACGCATCTGTTTTTGGATTAGTAATTCCTGATGAGGTTTTGCCAATCCTGATGCATTACAGGGAAATTGTGGAGGCTGATTTTCCACCGGATGAAAAATTCAGGCGGTTGCAAAAAATGACCGCCGATGACACCAATCCGAATTGGTTGCGACATATCCAATATGCATTACATGGGAAATATTCTGACATGGCGGAATATTGGGCAATAAACGATCTTACATCTTTGCAAGGGGTTGGCCCGGCAAAAGCGCGCAAGTTAATTGGGCGGGGTATTTATACCGCAGACCAAATTCTGCAATAA
- a CDS encoding AAA family ATPase, with amino-acid sequence MKILNLKAENIKKLVAVDITPNGDTVVISGKNGAGKSSVLDSIYWALAGSKHIDAMPIRQGEEKGSIRLDLGKYVVERRFTEKSSYLTVTAKDGARYPSPQDLLNEMTASITFDPLEFSRLKPQEQYDALRGLVKIDADIEALDAQNEKDFDNRTDVNRQIKALDAQIEGIKAKIPDGTPDEPIDVMDLSNKINGEKDKIRTHGNYCERIANADKAIADTESEIEALSKKLDGYRKARLDIASAKSEITLVDAAVVQDWQDRLEKSQETNQAVSLKADMLEKRSTLDDLIKKSEGLTKAIKDRELEKAQAIADAEMPIPGLTLANGVVFYEGVPFSQASSAQQLRVSTAIAMAMNPELRVIRIKDGSLLDREGMDMIKSMAKDKDFQIWIERVADDDPVAIVIEDGQVKQSEMSEAA; translated from the coding sequence ATGAAAATCCTTAATTTAAAAGCAGAGAATATCAAGAAACTGGTGGCCGTGGACATTACGCCCAATGGGGACACCGTGGTCATCAGCGGAAAGAACGGGGCCGGGAAATCCAGTGTCTTGGATTCGATCTATTGGGCTCTGGCCGGTTCAAAGCACATCGATGCCATGCCGATCCGGCAGGGTGAAGAGAAGGGATCGATCCGCCTTGATCTTGGAAAATATGTAGTTGAGCGTCGCTTCACAGAGAAAAGTAGCTATTTGACGGTTACGGCAAAGGATGGTGCCCGGTACCCAAGCCCGCAGGATCTGCTGAATGAAATGACGGCGTCAATCACGTTCGACCCGCTGGAATTTTCCCGCCTTAAACCGCAGGAGCAGTACGATGCATTGCGCGGTTTAGTCAAAATTGATGCCGATATCGAAGCGTTGGATGCACAAAACGAGAAAGATTTTGACAATCGGACAGATGTAAACCGGCAGATCAAGGCCCTTGATGCGCAGATCGAAGGGATCAAGGCAAAAATCCCAGACGGGACGCCGGACGAGCCGATTGATGTAATGGATCTGAGCAATAAAATTAACGGCGAGAAGGACAAAATCCGTACGCACGGCAATTATTGCGAACGTATTGCAAACGCTGACAAGGCGATTGCCGACACCGAAAGCGAGATTGAAGCATTAAGCAAAAAATTGGATGGGTACCGGAAGGCGCGGTTGGACATTGCATCCGCAAAATCTGAGATCACGCTTGTGGATGCCGCGGTTGTTCAGGATTGGCAGGATCGTCTTGAGAAATCACAGGAAACCAATCAGGCCGTATCCCTGAAAGCGGACATGCTCGAAAAGCGGAGTACGCTGGATGATCTGATCAAAAAATCAGAGGGCCTGACGAAAGCCATTAAAGACCGGGAGTTGGAAAAGGCTCAAGCCATTGCCGATGCGGAAATGCCAATCCCGGGCCTGACGTTGGCCAACGGTGTGGTCTTTTATGAAGGTGTCCCGTTTAGCCAGGCATCCAGCGCCCAGCAACTGCGCGTATCTACCGCCATCGCCATGGCAATGAATCCAGAACTGCGCGTGATCCGTATCAAAGACGGTTCCCTGCTGGATCGGGAGGGCATGGACATGATCAAGTCCATGGCCAAGGACAAGGATTTCCAAATCTGGATTGAGCGTGTTGCGGATGATGACCCGGTGGCCATCGTTATTGAAGACGGTCAGGTAAAGCAAAGCGAGATGTCAGAGGCCGCATAA
- a CDS encoding AAA family ATPase: MSQEDFSFKIQESVREAVPPLISLWSKSGGGKTYSALLLARGMVGPSGKIVVIDTENGRSKFYSDVSAPWFHLDLQPPFTPDKYKAAFEFSEKWGADVIIVDSGSHVWEGEGGVIDMADRNGGSGLQKWNAPKMAHKRMMNNLTRSPIPVIFCLRAKEGVKQVGNKIEHVGLVPIAERNFVFEMTLDLCMTKDGHYDLEASKTVPEGLRGVVTKGGRVTSEMGKKIAEWMGSGAKVDAEFLKLKRDGQEAAMSGLDAYRAWTASLSEDQKSKVRHLHSGWVAEAKTADADAAMNAPPKQTQQGPSGASALDDSFTGTCTNCNGRGVIVTDDSKEPCPNCSTQKNAA, translated from the coding sequence ATGTCACAGGAAGATTTCTCTTTTAAAATTCAAGAATCCGTACGGGAAGCGGTGCCGCCGCTGATCTCCCTCTGGTCAAAATCTGGTGGCGGGAAAACGTACTCCGCCCTGTTGTTGGCGCGCGGCATGGTCGGACCCAGCGGCAAGATTGTGGTCATCGATACCGAAAACGGGCGATCCAAATTCTATTCGGATGTTTCTGCGCCATGGTTCCACCTCGACCTGCAACCACCATTCACACCAGACAAATACAAAGCCGCCTTTGAGTTTTCCGAAAAGTGGGGCGCGGACGTGATCATTGTCGATTCAGGCTCACACGTCTGGGAAGGCGAGGGCGGTGTTATCGACATGGCCGATCGCAACGGCGGCTCCGGCCTTCAGAAATGGAACGCGCCCAAGATGGCTCACAAACGGATGATGAACAATTTGACCCGCTCGCCGATCCCGGTGATTTTCTGCCTTCGTGCCAAGGAGGGCGTCAAGCAGGTTGGGAATAAAATTGAGCATGTTGGGCTTGTACCAATTGCTGAGAGGAACTTCGTTTTTGAAATGACGTTGGATTTGTGCATGACCAAAGACGGTCATTACGATCTCGAAGCCTCAAAAACCGTTCCCGAAGGCTTGCGCGGTGTTGTGACCAAAGGCGGCCGAGTCACGTCCGAAATGGGCAAAAAAATCGCTGAATGGATGGGGTCTGGTGCCAAGGTTGATGCCGAATTCCTGAAGCTGAAGCGCGACGGTCAGGAAGCCGCTATGTCCGGGCTTGACGCCTATCGTGCATGGACCGCTTCCCTGTCAGAGGATCAAAAATCTAAGGTCCGCCACCTGCATTCCGGATGGGTCGCCGAAGCCAAAACAGCCGATGCCGACGCGGCAATGAATGCTCCGCCAAAACAAACACAGCAGGGCCCCTCCGGGGCGTCGGCTCTGGATGATTCATTCACGGGCACCTGCACCAATTGCAATGGCCGCGGCGTCATCGTCACCGACGACAGCAAAGAGCCGTGCCCGAACTGCTCTACACAAAAGAACGCTGCGTAA
- a CDS encoding SAP domain-containing protein, producing the protein MTQQIIYDVMDQAMIPELPAHIKAPQIDTGMLHEPGIYFGMPDDEYHAIPAFSTSGTKELLVSPMDFWTQSWMNPQRVDKDTQAKIEGRAYHARILEGKEVFFLRYVESFDESLHPNALDTVDDIKKELKSLGQKVTGKKDELIERLLDADPSYQIMDHLCAEYARKNPGKIMISKSLIANIEKSAFMIERDPAAINCFRGGYPEVVIIWIDPITKVPMKAKLDYLKIKAICDLKTFSNPQRKHIDAAIGAAVGGRRYHLQVANYLEADEHARRFAATGRVFGDVDPDWLKAYAEYREPCAFFFVFQQSGDSPITRVKEFSRVLETYKAATGAVRQARATFAEYWRIYGTDPWLDLKPIEQFSDCDFPLYIMEA; encoded by the coding sequence ATGACCCAACAGATTATTTATGACGTGATGGATCAGGCTATGATCCCGGAACTGCCTGCGCATATTAAAGCGCCGCAGATCGACACAGGAATGCTGCATGAACCGGGCATCTATTTTGGTATGCCGGACGACGAATATCATGCAATCCCGGCATTTTCGACCAGTGGTACCAAAGAACTGCTGGTGTCTCCGATGGATTTCTGGACCCAGTCATGGATGAACCCGCAACGGGTGGATAAAGACACTCAGGCAAAGATTGAGGGAAGGGCATATCACGCTCGAATTTTGGAAGGAAAAGAAGTCTTTTTCCTTCGGTATGTCGAATCTTTTGATGAAAGCTTGCATCCAAATGCTTTGGATACTGTGGATGATATCAAAAAAGAGCTGAAGTCTTTGGGACAGAAGGTGACTGGGAAAAAAGATGAGTTGATCGAACGGCTACTGGATGCTGATCCGTCTTATCAGATCATGGACCATCTTTGTGCAGAATATGCGCGCAAGAATCCCGGGAAAATCATGATTTCCAAAAGCTTGATTGCCAATATCGAGAAGAGCGCATTCATGATTGAGCGCGATCCTGCCGCAATCAACTGTTTCCGGGGTGGATATCCTGAGGTGGTCATTATCTGGATTGACCCGATTACAAAAGTGCCGATGAAGGCCAAGCTTGATTATCTGAAAATCAAGGCAATCTGCGATCTTAAGACGTTTAGCAACCCGCAGAGAAAGCATATTGACGCCGCGATTGGTGCCGCTGTTGGCGGTCGCCGCTACCACCTCCAGGTGGCCAATTATCTCGAAGCAGATGAACATGCCCGAAGATTTGCCGCAACCGGCAGAGTGTTTGGTGATGTTGATCCGGACTGGCTCAAGGCTTACGCGGAATACAGAGAACCCTGTGCATTCTTCTTTGTTTTCCAGCAATCCGGAGATTCCCCGATTACCCGGGTGAAAGAGTTCTCCCGGGTACTCGAAACGTACAAAGCGGCCACCGGCGCGGTTCGGCAGGCGCGCGCCACGTTCGCTGAATACTGGCGGATATACGGCACGGACCCATGGCTTGATCTTAAGCCGATCGAACAGTTCAGCGATTGCGATTTCCCCCTTTACATTATGGAGGCATAA
- a CDS encoding DUF2312 domain-containing protein, translated as MTEDTPGIGHNSDGEREVDGVTGKRLKAFIERLERLGEEKDALNEDIKDVYAEAKATGFDTKTIREIVRERKIDLEKRRERDMLRESYKAAIGME; from the coding sequence ATGACAGAGGATACGCCAGGAATCGGCCACAACAGCGATGGAGAACGCGAGGTTGATGGCGTGACGGGTAAGCGCCTGAAAGCCTTCATTGAACGCCTTGAGCGTCTGGGTGAGGAAAAAGACGCCCTGAACGAAGACATCAAGGACGTGTACGCCGAGGCTAAGGCCACTGGGTTTGATACCAAAACCATCCGCGAGATCGTGCGCGAACGCAAAATCGACCTCGAAAAACGTCGGGAACGCGACATGTTGCGGGAATCGTACAAAGCCGCGATCGGGATGGAATAA
- a CDS encoding helix-turn-helix domain-containing protein: protein MKHRLKEIRKDLGLTQTQLAEMCGSSLQMIQYIENGQRQLTPKWMEKIESALGVEPWMLWVDPKTTVDEKDREILSRYRALPDNLRAAVDAILFGEQKDVAK, encoded by the coding sequence GTGAAACATAGACTTAAGGAAATTAGAAAAGATCTGGGCTTGACCCAGACCCAACTGGCAGAGATGTGCGGATCATCTCTACAGATGATCCAGTATATCGAAAATGGTCAACGGCAATTGACCCCGAAGTGGATGGAAAAGATTGAATCGGCTCTCGGCGTAGAGCCATGGATGCTTTGGGTTGATCCCAAAACAACGGTCGATGAAAAGGATCGGGAAATCTTATCCCGCTATCGTGCACTGCCTGATAACTTGCGTGCCGCCGTTGATGCGATTTTGTTCGGGGAACAGAAAGATGTTGCCAAATAA
- a CDS encoding transcriptional regulator — translation MTLDQHLTDTNTSNAEFARKISVTANAVGHYRSGRRIPVKPIMNRIIEATGGKVTADSFYAEVKV, via the coding sequence ATGACACTGGATCAGCACCTTACCGACACAAACACCTCAAACGCCGAATTCGCGCGGAAAATCTCCGTAACCGCGAATGCTGTTGGCCATTACCGCAGCGGTCGGCGCATTCCCGTCAAGCCAATCATGAACCGGATTATTGAGGCCACCGGCGGGAAAGTCACCGCCGACAGCTTCTATGCGGAGGTCAAGGTATGA